In Sphingopyxis sp. FD7, a single window of DNA contains:
- a CDS encoding acyl-CoA dehydrogenase family protein produces MMSQVAALEALPVEATGPRPFIRWDENPKVRLGSLGAEPPLDDLVAQLQQSVHGFAEKVMQPIGRNLDRLSAEEVIAPGSQLWAFREAYAELGITMEALATFPPNLMPDIFAILFEELGWGDAGLAISAGVDLLPHYMAAKFGNEFVFKTYPEELIGCWGITEPDHGSDSLDANGAIFHPQGTYGRPNCVAKISDGKVIISGQKSAWVSNGPIAELAILYCAAETKAGIDSSRGAVVIVPLKSLGVSKGKPLEKMGQRALPQGEIFFDNVELDIDHLIVAPEDYKKGVYAIHSEANALMGGVFTGCARAAYEHAFAYAHERKQGGVPIIRHQDVAKRLFHMARKVELSRAITRRVTTFNMLNDMPALQAAMFSKVTATQHALEVASDAVQMFGGNGVTREYPVEKIFRDARSSLIEDGCNEILSIKGGTLMVDPDLLKPTA; encoded by the coding sequence ATGATGAGTCAAGTTGCAGCGCTCGAAGCGTTGCCGGTCGAAGCGACCGGCCCCCGCCCGTTCATTCGTTGGGACGAGAATCCCAAGGTCAGGCTTGGCTCACTCGGCGCCGAACCTCCACTCGACGATCTCGTGGCGCAATTGCAGCAGAGCGTGCACGGATTCGCCGAAAAGGTCATGCAACCAATCGGGCGGAATCTCGATCGCCTGAGCGCCGAAGAGGTCATCGCGCCGGGATCACAGCTTTGGGCCTTTCGTGAAGCCTATGCAGAACTCGGTATCACTATGGAGGCGCTTGCGACCTTCCCGCCGAATCTCATGCCTGACATCTTCGCCATCCTTTTCGAGGAGCTGGGTTGGGGCGATGCTGGTCTCGCCATTTCGGCAGGCGTCGATCTTCTGCCGCACTATATGGCTGCGAAATTCGGCAACGAATTCGTTTTCAAGACCTATCCCGAGGAGCTGATCGGATGCTGGGGCATCACCGAACCCGATCATGGCAGCGACTCACTCGACGCAAACGGAGCAATCTTTCACCCGCAGGGGACTTACGGCCGGCCTAACTGCGTCGCCAAGATCAGTGATGGCAAAGTAATCATTTCGGGGCAAAAGTCTGCATGGGTGTCAAACGGCCCAATCGCCGAGCTTGCCATCCTTTATTGCGCAGCGGAAACGAAAGCTGGCATCGACTCGAGCCGCGGTGCTGTCGTCATCGTGCCGTTGAAGTCACTGGGCGTATCCAAGGGCAAACCGCTCGAGAAGATGGGACAGCGCGCCCTGCCGCAGGGCGAGATCTTCTTCGACAATGTTGAACTCGACATCGATCACCTCATCGTCGCGCCCGAGGATTACAAGAAGGGCGTTTATGCTATCCACAGCGAGGCCAATGCACTGATGGGCGGTGTCTTCACCGGCTGTGCGCGCGCCGCTTACGAGCATGCCTTCGCCTATGCTCATGAGCGCAAGCAAGGCGGTGTTCCGATTATCCGCCACCAGGATGTCGCCAAGCGTCTGTTTCACATGGCGCGCAAGGTCGAGCTTTCGCGCGCGATCACCCGCCGCGTCACGACCTTCAACATGCTCAACGACATGCCTGCGCTTCAGGCTGCGATGTTCTCGAAAGTGACCGCAACTCAACACGCCCTCGAAGTGGCCAGCGATGCTGTCCAGATGTTCGGAGGCAACGGTGTCACTCGCGAATATCCGGTCGAGAAGATATTTCGTGACGCGCGCTCCTCACTGATTGAGGACGGTTGCAACGAGATTCTGTCGATCAAGGGAGGAACGCTTATGGTCGATCCCGATCTGCTGAAACCCACTGCCTGA
- a CDS encoding tyrosine-type recombinase/integrase, producing the protein MPKTSETVLTKGVVDSCNAADRRYDVWDSKLPGFGLRVGTSGAKTYVVRYRANGGGRSAPRRYVTVGRHGTLTVEQARKKAQQILAEAMVGEDPAMQRNARREELKMAALIDLYEKEGCFIQRGKRQGEPMKDRTKTYTIARLRHHVVPLLGTKRVSEVNVSEIERFFRDVATGKSASDTKIGHRKRIVVRGGDGAARKVFRDLSAVFSFAVRRQIVETNPCEKAVVRKTDNRRERFLSIDEIKRLGTALDELEAEGMNLKALQITRLWVLTGCRRQEIAELKWNEIDFERGLLVLADSKTGRSVRPLAAAAVKLLQTIERDEDSDFVFPADSGESFFQGTKKVWPKIIAKAGLEGVTPHTLRHTVGAIATSSGEALALTGAILGHANMRSTMIYAHVEMDPSKLAADRVGAQLAAALGTGV; encoded by the coding sequence ATGCCCAAAACCTCTGAAACCGTCCTGACCAAAGGAGTGGTCGATAGCTGCAACGCTGCCGACAGGCGCTATGATGTCTGGGACAGCAAATTGCCTGGCTTTGGTCTACGTGTCGGGACGTCGGGTGCCAAGACATACGTTGTTCGGTATCGGGCAAACGGTGGTGGGCGATCTGCACCCAGGCGTTATGTGACTGTCGGCCGCCATGGAACGCTGACCGTCGAGCAGGCCCGAAAGAAGGCACAGCAGATCCTCGCCGAAGCAATGGTGGGCGAAGACCCCGCCATGCAGCGCAATGCGAGGCGTGAAGAGCTCAAGATGGCCGCGCTGATCGATCTCTACGAGAAGGAAGGCTGCTTCATCCAGCGCGGCAAGCGCCAGGGCGAGCCGATGAAGGACCGGACGAAAACGTACACCATCGCGCGGCTTCGCCACCATGTCGTTCCCCTTCTCGGCACCAAGCGCGTGTCTGAAGTCAATGTGTCCGAGATCGAGCGCTTCTTCCGCGACGTCGCCACTGGCAAGTCTGCGAGCGACACCAAGATCGGCCATCGCAAGCGGATCGTCGTCCGGGGCGGTGACGGGGCCGCTCGAAAAGTGTTCCGCGATCTCTCAGCGGTTTTCAGTTTTGCCGTTCGGCGCCAAATCGTCGAGACCAACCCTTGCGAGAAGGCGGTGGTGCGCAAGACCGACAATCGCCGCGAGCGCTTCCTGTCGATCGACGAGATCAAGCGGCTGGGCACGGCGCTGGACGAACTCGAGGCGGAAGGGATGAACCTCAAGGCGCTCCAGATCACCCGCCTCTGGGTGCTGACGGGCTGCCGCCGCCAGGAGATCGCCGAACTCAAATGGAACGAGATCGATTTCGAGCGTGGCCTGCTCGTACTGGCCGACAGCAAGACCGGTCGGTCGGTACGTCCCTTGGCCGCTGCCGCGGTCAAGCTGCTGCAGACAATCGAGCGCGATGAGGACTCAGACTTCGTCTTCCCCGCCGACAGCGGCGAGAGCTTCTTTCAGGGCACCAAGAAGGTGTGGCCGAAAATCATCGCCAAGGCTGGATTGGAAGGCGTGACGCCACACACGCTGCGCCACACCGTGGGTGCCATCGCCACCTCCAGCGGTGAGGCTCTGGCCCTCACCGGCGCCATCCTCGGCCATGCTAACATGCGCTCGACGATGATCTACGCGCATGTCGAGATGGATCCCTCAAAACTCGCGGCTGATCGGGTTGGCGCGCAACTGGCGGCGGCGCTGGGGACAGGCGTGTAG
- a CDS encoding thiolase family protein, protein MRQKAVIAGVGITPFGKLLDRTLASLGQDAIRQALSDAGIGLDRIQAVWSGNAGGPVVTGQVCVAGQVVLRQMGFGGVPVINVENACATASTAFQQACSMVSLGAYDVVLAFGMEKLYHPDKERPMAVYAGCVDTERPELLDQYLVGDLSAAQVEAAPQDRRSLFMDIYARMARDYMAASGATQRDFALVSAKNSRHGSLNPNAQFRDVLSVEDVLSAKLISPPLTLPMCSPIGDGAAAAVIVSPRVAAELGISDPVHVLSSIVSSGFDVVSGAPGVTVTVSRQAYEEAGIDPRDIDCVELHDATSPAELIYYEALGLCGIGEGPSFLASGATTLGGHVPVNPSGGLVRKGHPIGATGLGQIHELVQQLRGRCGARQAVGAKLAFAENGGGFIGTDAAAIAMTVLSR, encoded by the coding sequence TTGCGCCAGAAGGCGGTCATTGCGGGAGTGGGGATCACTCCGTTTGGGAAACTTCTCGATCGCACCCTTGCCAGTCTCGGCCAGGACGCGATCCGGCAAGCGCTGAGCGATGCCGGCATAGGGCTCGATCGCATACAGGCGGTTTGGTCAGGTAATGCTGGCGGGCCCGTGGTTACCGGCCAAGTCTGCGTCGCTGGCCAGGTCGTGCTTCGACAGATGGGTTTCGGCGGCGTCCCCGTGATCAATGTGGAAAATGCCTGCGCTACCGCATCGACCGCGTTCCAGCAGGCTTGCTCGATGGTGTCACTGGGTGCCTATGATGTCGTTCTCGCCTTCGGGATGGAGAAACTCTACCATCCCGACAAGGAGCGGCCCATGGCCGTCTATGCGGGCTGCGTCGACACAGAGCGCCCGGAACTGTTGGACCAGTATCTGGTTGGCGATCTCAGTGCAGCGCAAGTCGAGGCGGCGCCGCAGGACCGTCGCTCGCTGTTCATGGATATCTACGCACGGATGGCGCGCGACTATATGGCGGCAAGCGGCGCGACCCAACGCGACTTCGCCCTGGTTTCGGCTAAGAATTCCCGGCACGGCAGTCTCAACCCCAATGCTCAGTTCCGCGATGTGCTGAGCGTCGAGGACGTTCTCTCCGCCAAGCTCATCTCTCCGCCGCTCACGTTGCCGATGTGCTCGCCCATTGGCGACGGGGCGGCGGCGGCAGTGATCGTCTCCCCGCGCGTGGCTGCGGAACTCGGCATCAGTGACCCGGTCCATGTGCTTTCCTCGATCGTGTCGAGTGGTTTCGACGTGGTCTCTGGAGCGCCGGGTGTCACGGTCACGGTCTCGCGCCAGGCTTATGAAGAAGCCGGTATCGATCCGCGCGACATCGACTGCGTCGAACTCCATGATGCAACGTCGCCGGCCGAACTCATCTATTATGAAGCGTTGGGCCTGTGCGGGATTGGCGAAGGGCCATCCTTCCTCGCCAGCGGTGCCACGACGCTCGGCGGGCATGTGCCGGTCAATCCCTCGGGGGGCCTCGTTCGCAAGGGGCATCCGATCGGCGCTACCGGTCTCGGCCAGATCCATGAATTGGTCCAGCAGCTGCGCGGGCGATGCGGTGCGCGCCAGGCCGTAGGGGCGAAACTGGCGTTCGCAGAAAATGGCGGAGGCTTCATCGGCACCGATGCAGCCGCCATCGCCATGACGGTGCTATCGCGATGA
- a CDS encoding helix-turn-helix transcriptional regulator, producing the protein MASALEENAINPVPLLVQAGIAPDIINNVQGEITCAQELLFQQYFTDKTRNIPGLWMRTGLRYRVMSYGPLGLAVLAASNVTEGLHVLGAFQGLTFSLMYYEVEMEDDQAVALTAHDHDVPASLREFHQERALGSVTMFLNDMQPPQFPLVRIESTLQRAAGWQGCDALLGAPVIFGAKTTRWIFKKGAGDLPLPMASPLLEETYSSLCKKLVATASVQNSFVSHVLDLLVRSGRGFPSAAEVAAQLHVSERTLHRRLESNNTSFGKLLDRIRYDRALDLLNKSTLTIEKIADMLGFSETSSFTRAFKRWSGVSPQQHRMK; encoded by the coding sequence ATGGCGTCAGCCCTGGAGGAGAATGCCATCAATCCGGTGCCTTTGCTTGTTCAGGCAGGAATTGCGCCTGACATTATCAACAACGTACAAGGCGAAATTACTTGCGCGCAAGAACTTCTGTTCCAGCAGTACTTTACCGATAAAACACGCAATATTCCAGGACTTTGGATGAGAACTGGCCTGCGCTATAGAGTCATGTCTTATGGCCCACTCGGCTTGGCTGTGCTGGCAGCAAGTAATGTAACTGAGGGGCTTCACGTATTGGGCGCGTTCCAAGGTCTAACTTTCTCCTTGATGTACTACGAGGTGGAAATGGAAGACGACCAAGCCGTCGCGCTCACTGCCCATGACCATGATGTTCCGGCAAGCCTCCGCGAGTTTCATCAGGAACGAGCTCTTGGCTCTGTGACCATGTTTCTCAATGACATGCAGCCACCACAGTTTCCACTAGTCCGTATTGAATCAACCCTACAACGGGCTGCTGGATGGCAAGGCTGCGACGCATTGCTTGGCGCGCCTGTAATTTTTGGAGCAAAAACAACCCGCTGGATATTCAAGAAGGGGGCTGGCGACTTGCCTCTTCCGATGGCGAGTCCTCTCTTAGAAGAGACATACAGCAGCTTATGCAAGAAACTCGTTGCGACCGCCTCGGTCCAAAACTCGTTTGTGAGTCACGTTCTTGACCTTCTTGTGCGATCGGGGCGCGGCTTTCCGTCGGCCGCCGAAGTCGCCGCGCAATTGCACGTATCTGAACGAACATTGCATAGACGCCTCGAATCAAATAATACTAGTTTTGGAAAATTGTTGGATCGAATTAGATATGATCGCGCTCTCGATCTCCTAAATAAATCAACACTCACCATTGAAAAAATAGCTGATATGCTTGGATTTTCAGAAACATCGAGTTTTACGCGCGCTTTCAAGCGTTGGTCGGGAGTTTCTCCGCAGCAGCACAGAATGAAATAG
- a CDS encoding HesA/MoeB/ThiF family protein has protein sequence MGTVGRHSRGFGQEMRSELKRLSVGIVGVSGTGSIVAEQFARLGFGRMVLVDPQRVETRNLDRILNATATDARDATFKVDVAKRAIDALGFGIQVTAIPANIVDRDAVVALAACDILAGCVDGAEGRAILDRLVATQLQVLVDVGVGAVADEDGSIDQVDTAVNFIVPGGSSLLSRGVYTPEQVHAESLARAAPEEYARQRAEKYIIGRDEEQPAVIGINMLGAASAVVELIARLYPFRHNPDPAAFDAVRMNLAEVEFTTETYEKPCPVMGKLFATGRREPLLNLPQLSRKI, from the coding sequence ATGGGAACGGTGGGGCGGCATTCGCGCGGCTTCGGCCAGGAGATGCGCAGTGAACTGAAGCGGCTCAGCGTCGGCATCGTCGGGGTCTCCGGAACTGGCAGCATCGTTGCCGAGCAATTCGCCAGACTCGGCTTCGGCCGGATGGTCTTGGTCGATCCCCAGCGTGTCGAAACCCGGAACCTCGATCGGATTTTGAACGCGACCGCGACCGATGCGCGGGACGCTACGTTCAAGGTCGATGTCGCCAAGAGAGCGATTGACGCACTGGGGTTCGGCATCCAGGTGACGGCCATCCCGGCGAACATAGTCGATCGCGACGCAGTGGTCGCACTGGCCGCCTGCGATATCCTGGCCGGCTGTGTCGATGGCGCCGAAGGCAGGGCGATCCTTGACCGTCTGGTGGCAACGCAGCTGCAAGTGCTCGTCGATGTCGGTGTTGGCGCGGTGGCAGACGAAGACGGCTCGATCGATCAGGTCGACACTGCGGTGAACTTCATCGTCCCCGGAGGATCGAGCCTGCTTTCCAGGGGTGTCTACACGCCCGAGCAAGTCCACGCCGAAAGTCTGGCCCGGGCCGCGCCGGAAGAGTATGCCCGGCAGCGCGCGGAAAAATACATTATTGGCCGTGACGAGGAACAGCCGGCGGTCATCGGCATCAACATGCTCGGTGCGGCGAGCGCGGTTGTCGAACTGATCGCGCGGCTTTACCCGTTCCGCCATAACCCCGATCCTGCCGCTTTCGATGCCGTGCGGATGAACCTGGCGGAAGTCGAATTCACCACCGAGACCTACGAAAAGCCGTGCCCGGTCATGGGCAAGCTGTTCGCGACTGGCAGACGCGAACCCCTGCTCAACCTGCCGCAATTGTCGAGGAAAATCTGA
- a CDS encoding DUF6527 family protein, protein MSLWLQDKYYSRWGRYRVIEDEDLPDDAIPGKLYLVGEDCRYWIAAMRCPCGCGTLLEMNLLPDSEPVWSLSLTSTAPTLHPSVWRKDGCQAHFLLRNGRVVWC, encoded by the coding sequence GTGAGCCTCTGGCTGCAGGACAAGTATTATTCCCGGTGGGGGCGTTACCGCGTCATCGAAGACGAAGATCTGCCTGACGATGCCATTCCCGGCAAGCTCTACCTGGTCGGCGAAGATTGCCGCTACTGGATCGCTGCCATGCGGTGTCCGTGCGGGTGCGGCACCTTACTGGAAATGAATCTGTTGCCTGACAGCGAGCCCGTCTGGTCGCTCAGTCTCACCTCAACCGCACCAACTCTGCATCCGTCGGTTTGGCGCAAGGATGGCTGCCAGGCGCACTTTCTGCTGCGCAACGGCCGCGTTGTTTGGTGCTGA
- a CDS encoding helix-turn-helix transcriptional regulator, which yields MKTHEFTIVASGLDPEMEGYEDRFFEAGCDDATLSFQKGVIIAEFAREAVSFSKAVASAYEDILKTGAKVERVEPDYLVSLSDIAERSGLTRQAISLYTKAERGSGFPNPVARVTSNSPLWDWLEVTEWLHAQSRIDREAVVEARIVKEANRFLELHDGQPDNFMRRLEMLEPA from the coding sequence ATGAAGACGCACGAGTTCACGATTGTCGCCTCCGGTCTCGATCCCGAGATGGAAGGCTATGAGGACCGCTTTTTTGAGGCGGGCTGCGACGATGCCACCCTCTCTTTCCAGAAGGGCGTGATCATCGCCGAGTTCGCCCGTGAAGCCGTGTCCTTCTCCAAGGCGGTTGCATCGGCATATGAGGACATCCTCAAGACCGGTGCCAAGGTCGAACGCGTCGAGCCTGACTATCTGGTGAGCCTAAGTGACATTGCCGAACGCTCTGGCCTCACTCGCCAGGCGATCTCGCTCTACACGAAGGCGGAACGCGGCTCCGGCTTCCCCAATCCGGTTGCCCGGGTCACCTCGAACAGCCCGCTATGGGACTGGCTCGAAGTGACCGAGTGGCTCCACGCCCAGTCGAGGATCGACCGTGAGGCCGTGGTCGAAGCGCGGATCGTCAAGGAAGCCAACCGCTTCCTCGAGCTGCACGATGGGCAGCCGGACAATTTCATGCGGCGGCTGGAGATGCTCGAACCCGCCTAG
- a CDS encoding AMP-binding protein produces MSAPVRPLLRMVLDGVASNMSAPIVTFVDIDPEGTFVEEARTYADLLLAGRELAGALRGAGMVEGDAFALIMRNHPEFLEAMVASEIAGTVFVPIDPRTRGDKLAYMLRFSRCRGAIVSRDVLPHLNALREGLPDLAWVWVIDDLGSNQDHHALADVRAAAKPVGEVAPRPADKPMQMLFTSGTTGDPKAILAPHARFAAVASLGAVIGLKPNDILYTGLSLTHANAQLITLGNGLSLQLPVIISRQFTKSRLWEILARYGCTTFNLLGGMATAIFAEPDGPFDRAHKVRFVLSAGMPASMWRAFEDRFGVGIFEFFGAAEGGLSLNPPGTGPVGSIGKPPGGGICEILGSDGTVLPALEPGEICFRNEDGSVAPVTYFGNPEASAAKTRNGWFHTGDIGWKDENGWLFFSHRDGHSIRRNGDFIDGRAIETAIAAMPGVADTYVYGLSTPRNTPGEKEVIAAIVAGDGFDAAMVIPACAAALGSANVPTYLQIVQAIPKTASEKPQDRHLAAMLEEGNCHLFDRNGLTTWNTSEERITS; encoded by the coding sequence ATGAGCGCGCCGGTCCGGCCTCTGCTGCGAATGGTGCTCGACGGCGTGGCCTCGAACATGTCGGCGCCAATCGTCACCTTTGTCGACATCGATCCTGAAGGCACTTTCGTCGAGGAAGCGCGCACCTATGCCGATCTGCTTCTCGCGGGTCGGGAACTTGCTGGCGCACTGCGGGGTGCAGGCATGGTCGAAGGCGACGCCTTCGCACTTATCATGCGCAACCATCCCGAATTTCTCGAGGCAATGGTAGCATCCGAGATCGCCGGAACGGTTTTCGTGCCCATCGATCCTCGCACCCGAGGCGACAAGCTCGCCTATATGCTTCGCTTCTCGCGTTGCAGGGGAGCGATCGTCTCGCGCGACGTCCTGCCCCATCTCAATGCCTTGCGAGAGGGACTGCCCGATCTTGCCTGGGTCTGGGTCATCGACGACTTGGGTAGCAACCAAGATCACCATGCGTTGGCCGATGTCCGAGCTGCGGCGAAGCCAGTGGGGGAAGTCGCGCCGCGCCCGGCCGATAAGCCGATGCAGATGCTGTTTACGTCCGGCACGACCGGGGACCCCAAAGCAATCCTCGCACCACACGCACGTTTCGCAGCGGTCGCGTCGCTCGGCGCGGTGATCGGACTTAAGCCGAACGACATTCTTTACACCGGACTGTCGCTGACTCACGCCAATGCCCAACTTATCACGCTCGGGAATGGTTTGTCCTTACAACTCCCCGTCATCATCAGCCGACAGTTTACCAAATCCCGGCTTTGGGAAATCCTGGCGCGGTACGGCTGTACCACCTTCAACCTGCTGGGTGGCATGGCGACGGCGATATTCGCCGAGCCAGACGGACCATTTGATCGCGCGCACAAGGTTCGCTTTGTGCTGAGCGCCGGTATGCCAGCTTCGATGTGGCGTGCATTCGAAGATAGGTTCGGCGTCGGGATCTTCGAGTTCTTCGGTGCTGCGGAAGGCGGTCTGTCGCTCAACCCGCCCGGCACCGGCCCAGTCGGTTCAATCGGGAAACCGCCGGGTGGCGGCATCTGCGAGATACTCGGCAGCGACGGCACAGTACTTCCCGCGTTGGAACCTGGCGAAATCTGCTTTCGGAACGAGGACGGCTCGGTGGCTCCGGTGACGTATTTCGGCAATCCCGAGGCATCGGCTGCAAAAACGCGCAACGGTTGGTTTCACACGGGCGATATTGGCTGGAAAGACGAAAACGGTTGGCTGTTCTTCTCACATCGCGACGGCCATTCGATCCGGCGCAACGGTGACTTCATCGACGGTCGCGCGATCGAAACCGCGATTGCCGCGATGCCAGGCGTAGCGGATACCTATGTTTATGGTCTCTCCACGCCGAGGAACACGCCGGGCGAAAAGGAAGTGATCGCGGCGATCGTCGCCGGAGACGGTTTCGATGCTGCGATGGTCATTCCGGCATGTGCCGCAGCGCTCGGTTCGGCCAATGTGCCGACCTACCTCCAGATCGTCCAGGCCATCCCCAAGACGGCATCGGAGAAACCCCAGGACCGGCATCTCGCGGCGATGCTGGAAGAAGGAAACTGCCACCTGTTCGACAGGAACGGCCTGACAACATGGAACACAAGCGAGGAGAGGATTACATCATGA